From Ignavibacteriales bacterium:
GCCGTCGGACAACATGTCCGACGGCCTTTTCATTTCTTATTGCGGAGTGACACTATGACTTACGGAGCGCCTTTTCAAGATCGTTGTGGAACTTCGGGTGCGCTATGGCCATGAGGGCTTCGGCCCTCTGGCGAAGATTACGGCCATGCAGCGATGCCACGCCAAACTCCGTCACAACGTAGTGCACGTCAGCCCGTGACGTCACCACACCGGCCCCTGGTTTGAGCTGCGAGACAATTCTGCTAGCCTCCCCATCCTTTACAGTCGAGGGAAGAGCGATGATCGGCTTGCCCCCCTTTGAGTAGCCTGCCCCACGGATGAAATCGACCTGGCCCCCGAAGCCGCTGTAGATACGGCTTCCGATGGAATCTGAGCAGACCTGCCCGGTAATATCGACTTCGATAGCCGAGTTGATGGCCACCATTTTCACGTTCTGGGAGACTATGAACGGATTGTTGGTGTAGTTACACGGGTGCATTTCGAACAGCGGATTGTTGTGCACGTAGTCATACAGACTCTCAGACCCAAGCACAAACGTCGCAATCACCTTGCCCGGATGAAGCGTCTTCTTCTGGTTGGTGATAATCCCCCTATCGATGGCCTTGACAACACCGTCCGAGACCATCTCCGTATGGATGCCGAGGTCTTTCTTTCCTTCGAGAAGCGAAAGCACCGCGTCCGGAATGCCGCCGATTCCCAGCTGCAGGGTCGCACCGTCCTCTACCAGGTCCGTGATATGAGACGCTATCCTGCGTTCCAGATCGGATGAAACCCCTTCTTTCAGGGTTTTCAGCGGCTCTGAACATTCAACGACCTTGTGAACACGGGACACGTGAATGAACACGTCACCAAGCGTCCGCGGCATACGGTCGTTGACCTGTGCCACGACAAGTTTCGCGTTTTCCGCCGCGGCTTTCGACGCAGCGCATTCAACGCCAAAACTCATGAAGCCGTGTTCGTCGGGTTGGGAAAGGTGGACCAACGCGACATCGATGGGAATAATCTGATCCACGAAAAGTCCGGGGATCTCTGAGAGATGGACCGGGACATAGTCGGATCGCCCTTCCTGAATGGCACGGCGATCGGCGGCTCCGACGAACAAGGAGTTGTGGCGGAAGTGGCTCTCCATTCCAGGCTCGGAAAGCGGATCTTCACCGAGCACAAGGATGTGGTTCACTTCAACATTGTGCAACTCGTCCTTTCTCCGGGCGAGGCCATTCGCCAGAAGCGTCGGCGTTGCCGCATTGCCGCTCAGGAAGATGCGATCTCCCGACTTGACAACGGAGACAGCCTCCTCGAGCGATACGACTTTCTTTTTGTATTGGTCTAACCAGTTCATAATCCTCACTTGTGTCCGGATCTATGCTCAAGAGTTCTTAACGAGCGTGCCGATGGATTGGGACTTGAAATCGAAAATGCGCGCTATCACTTCATTCGTGCAGACACCCTGATATGTGCAGACCCCCTTGCCGAGACCGGCATTCTCCCGCAAGGCCTTGACGATTCCTATCTCGCATACCTGCTGAATGTACGGCATCAGTGAGTTGGTCATGGCCATGGTTGCGGTGCGCGCGACAACGGCGGGCATGTTCGGAACACAGTAATGCGTCACACCGTGCATAACGAACACCGGGTCGTCGATCGTGGTGGGGCGGCTTGTCTCGACGCACCCTCCCTGGTCAATGGAGGCGTCAATGATGACCGAACCGGGCTTCATCTCCTTCACCATGGCCTCCGTGATGACGTGCGGCGCTTTCTCGGCCTTGAGCAGGACGGCACCGATGACAACGTCGGCGAACCGGACCGACCGGGACACGTGGTAGCTGGTTGCGAGGCTCGTGCTGATCTTCCACTGGAAAAGATGTTCGAGTTCTCTGAGCCGCGAAAGGTCTTTGTCCAGCACCGTCACATTGGCACCCATGCCGAGCGCAATCCGGGCCGCAGTTCTCCCAACGGTTCCCGCGCCAAGAATCACAACATTTGCAGGTGGAATTCCCGGCAAGCTCCCGAGCAATGTTCCCCGTCCGCCCTGTCCCGCCTGCAGGTAATGTGCTCCCGCCTGTATTGCGATCTGTCCCGCGATCTCGCTCATCACCTGGAGCAGCGACAGATCCCCTTTTTCATTCTCGATGAGTTCAAAGGCGACGGCGGTGACTTTTGCCGCCAGCAATTTTTCGAGCACTTTGCGCCGTGAGACCGCAAGGTGCAGAGTCGAAAACATCGTCTGCCCTTCCCGCAGCATCTGCAGTTCCGCTTCCGTCGGAGGCGAGACCTTCAGCACGAGATCAGATCGGTTGATAATCTCGTCAGGGCTGTAGGTAATCGTCGCCCCGGCAATCTGATAGTCCTCGTCCCTGAAAATCGCCCGAGCGCCGTCTTGATGAAGAACGTAGACGTTGTGCCCTTCTGATGTCAGATCCTGGACACCGGCCGGTGACAGCGCTACGCGTCGTTCGATGGCGGCTTCTTCTTTGAGAATGCCAATGTTCATAGCTTTCCACGCAGAAATGTGATGGTGGTTAGGATTGATTCAAAGTCATTTCAATATCTACGGGAAACCAATCGCTCCGCTCTCGGCACCCTGGCTCTGCCCTCAATGGTCAAAAAGCGTGCCGCCTGGCCCTCTAAGACCTCGCACTCCCCAGCAGTGATTTCAACGAGGCGAAGTGACAGCTTTCTTACGCTTGCGAAGGCCCGGGTTCGCCTTCCCATACATGGCAAGCGAAAGTTGAACTTCCATCCCTCCTGAAAGAGCCACACCGTCTCGGACCATTTTACGGGTATTCCCACGGCTTCTGTCGAATCGTTCAAAAGAGGGGCAGAAAGCCCGACATTTTAGAGGATCCCGATTTCAGTCCTTTGTCCCCCGAGAAGCAGACGTGTGAATTTTGACAAATAGCACTATCTTACGCTGTTCGATCCCCCGGCCTGACCAGGACAATGGGATTCATTTCTTACCGACGTGTGGAATCTGGCCGATGACTATCAGGAGAATGGCATGGTAACCCGCAACATCCTCATCGTTGAAGACGAACCGGCAATAGCCCAATCGTTTCACCATATCCTGAAACGATCACTTGAGTACAACTATCAGGTCACGATTGTGACTTCCGCCGAGGACGCTCTGGAATCTCTCAAGAAGCCAGGAGCGTTCGATGTAATCCTCCTGGATTTCTATCTTCCCGGCATCACCGGAGGCGATCTTCTCAGGGCATTGCGAACCCGCGATTCCGACACAGTCGTCGTCGTGATCTCCGCCAGCCAGGACTACCGGATCGTACACGACGTCTTCAAACTTGGCGCTGACGATTACCTTACGAAAGAAGAGCTCGCGAATCCCTACGTTTTGGAGAAGGCCATCCTCGCCGGACTTGAGAAAAGGGAATACCAGAAATCACTGGGACGCAGCGAAATTGTCCGCCAACGCAGCGAAGCGATAACAACAATCATTCGCACCGTTCATCACGAGCTCAACAACCCGATGGCCATTATCGATCTGACACTGAGCAAGATCCACGCGTCCCCGGAAAGACCAAGCGCTGAGCTCAATTCACATCTCAGGGAGATACAGGACAATGTCGACAGAATGTCTGACATTCTGCGCAGACTGATGAATTTCAGAGATGAGATGTACAATGAAGAGCTTCGCGGACTAAAGCTCTACGCAATTCCTGACAAACCCTCACCGAGAAGAGATCTTGTCTGATCTTTCCAAGTAGTGAGAGTCATTCCTGCGACCCCAGGAAAATGAAATGCCCGCAGCCGGGAGCCGGGGCGGGCATTTACTTCCTACGCTTCGTCGTACCACAGGGCATCGCTAACAGGACACACGGAGATATTTGCCCTCAACGACCTTCCTCTCTGCCGAAATGCCGTTGTTCGTCTTGCGGGAGTCTGGCTATGCGGAAATGCTCAGGTTGAATTTCGTGGAGAGCGAAATCCCAAGCCCGACGATCATCAGAACGGCTCCTGCCCAGACCAGACTCATAAAAGGCTTGATGCTCGCTTCTATCACCAGAAGCTCCGATCGCCCCGATGCTGCCACAGGCCCTGCGATGCCCGATATTTTCAGTTCGATCACACTGCCTTTGGCTTGAGTATCGACATTCATTCCTGCGAGTTCGAAGCTGAGTGCCCCATCTTTCGTCTTGGCAGCCTGCACCTGGGTACTCTGAGCACCTTTGTAAAACGTAACCGGAATAAGTTGTTCAATCGACATCCCGCGCTTCACATTCAGAACCACTCCGATGGGCATTCCGTCGCTGACGCTCGCAGGATCCATGCCTTTGTGGTCCATGTCGAACCGGACGAATGTGACCGTCGCGTCACCAACGGTCTTGGACTCCCCCTTCTTGAGCTGCAGGACCGTTCCTTCGGGCGATGACGGCGCGGCAGCGTTTTCTTCGAGCGAAACCGGTTCGATGTAGAAATCGCGCGTCAAGAATGAAGCGTAATCGGGATTTCTCATCAGGTTGTTATTATACTCGCTCTGGTACATGACCGGGTCGAGTTCAAACGACGATCCATCCTTGACCACCTGAACGGAGAAGCGCCACTTGCCATCCGGCATCGGACTCGACCCTTTGTATGTCAGTTGATGACCAAGGACCTCTTTTGGCTCGTTCAGCGCGAGCGAAGCGGTCTTTTTTTCGCCGTACCGTCCTGACCCGATGATGCCAAGGAACAGAACTGTCAGTCCGATGTGCGCAATGACTCCCCCGGTGTAACGGATGCTATCCTTCGAGAGAGTATACAGGCGGATGAGATTGACGAAAAGAGCGAACAGTGAGGAAAAGGCAAACAGACCGATCAGGAAATCATGAAGGCCCGACAGGACCAGGATCACAACCACGGCGACCGACGCGAGAAACGCCGCCGCAGCATTCTTCAGGATTTGGCGGGAAGACTCTTCCTTCCATTGGACAACGAGGCTGAGCGCCAGCAGAAATCCAAGAGCGATGGCAATCGGAAGATTCGTCTTGTCATAGAATGAAGGCTCGAGAGTGCCGGCCGAGAATAGCGGACGACTCGTGCCCACCAGGATCACGAATGCGCTGGCTCCCATAACCGCGGCGCTGATTGCGAGGAGTGATTCCCGCGTGAACAGCGGTGAGCGGGTCGAGAGATTCTTGAGATCCTTCCATCGGAGGAACAACATGCCGAACCCGAACAGGAGCGAGGCGACGATCCAGACGACAAGAAGGGCATAGGCGATCGCCCCGGGGTCGACAAACGAATGGACAGAGGCCGATCCAAGGATTCCACTTCGTGTCAAAAACGTGCTGTAGACCACGAGGACGTACGTCGAAATACCCAGGAAGAAATTTGTCTTCGCGAGTCCGCCCGTCTTCTTCTGAACCAGCATCGTGTGAAGCAGGATAATTCCGATGATCCAGGGGATCAAGGATGAATTCTCGACAGGATCCCATCCCCACCATCCCCCCCATCCCAGAACACCGTATGCCCAGTAACCGCCGAGCATGATCCCTGATCCCAAAGCGATCGTTCCGGCAATGACCCACGGGAGAGCATTGGGAATCCAATCGAGGTATGCCTTCCGCCACAGGGCGGTCATGGCGAAGACGAACGGGACTGCCATCATCGCGAATCCGGCGAACAGAATCGGCGGATGAATGATCATCCAGAAATTCTGCAGCAGCGGATTGAGGCCCCGACCGTCAGGGGGAACCATGCCCACGGAAGCATCCGCGTGCACATTCCAGATGTATTGAAAAGGAGATTTTGCAATCAGCAGCAACAGCAGGAAGCCCTGGACGATCCCGAACACCGTCATCGTCTCCGCTTCCATCCCCTTCCGGCGGGTGTACGCCATAAGGATAATACCGATGATGGAACCGCAGAGCGCCCAGAGGAGAAAACTTCCTTCCTGGCCGGCCCAGAAGGTCGTTATCAACAGGTGAAGCGGAAGTGACTTCGAGCTGTAGGCCCAGACATAATCGTATTCAAACTGGTGGCGCAGGATATACAGCATCAGCATCAAGGACGCTGCGATGACGCCAGCCGTCATGATTCCATAACTGTTCCTCGCGAGAGAAAGATATCGCTGATCTCCTCTGGTGCTCCGATAGTACGCGTAGGCGGAAATCGCCGAAGCGGCACATGACAAATAGACAATGAAAGTCCCTACCATCTTCTCTCTCAGCCTCTCCCTTCGTTCAATGGTTGATGATACAACTCGTGTGAAGAGTCAACTGCCCGATCAGAATGCGTACTCCTGACCGAACACGTTGATCTTTCCATTACTATGTTTTGACTTGTCGACGATCTGCCCGTTGTTGTCGACGACGCCCACGTGGCACGTGCCGCATGACGAAACTGCCAGCACGAGGTGCCCTTTGGGGGGAATTCCGTGACACGTACCGCACGTCGACGCAGCCGATCCGCCTGTCCACGAGGGAGAATCATTGGCGCCAACCATCACAGAATCCGTATACACGAACTGTGACGCCGAAGTGGCTTTCCTGACCTTCCAGTTGCCGTGGCAGAACGTATTGCTGCATTTGAGCGTCGCCGGATCATACGAAGGCCTCGGCACGAGCGATCCGTTGCCCGACTTCAGCTGCGCGAGCGTATCATTGAATACAACTTCTGCCGGCAGTGATCCGAGGTGACCGGTGGAGGTGAGCTGCGATGGGACTGTATGACATTCCTGGCATTTCAGCGCTTTGCCCAGTGTTGCGGTGGCAAGGTGCTTCTGATGGGCGCCGACACCGCGCGTAGCCGGGTCGGTAAGTCCCAGGACAGACTTCGGCGGAGCTGCAGCGATGAGATCAGTCGCGGCCGCTTTGAAGTTGCCGTGGCATGCGCTGCAAGCCTCGGGCGATTTTGCAGCATTGTTCGCATCGACATGGCATCCCGACTTCATGCAGGAAAGATTCGCGTTTCCGCCTCCTGCATACGTTGCGCCATGACACGTCTTGCATTGGCTCAGAGGATAGTTCTGATTATAGAGGTACTGCGGGTGGCCTGTAGAAGCGCCGAATCCGGCCGGGTGCGGATAATACTGATGGCACTTGGAGCATGCCACGCCGCTTGTCCCGCCTGTGAATTGTCTCGAATGGCACGTCGCGCAGTTGTCAAGATTGTACTGGGCCTGTTTCAGTACCGTTCCGTGGAAATTCGACGCCGTGGTATCAAGCCAGCCGGCCTCGTGAATCTTCAGCGTTCCGGACGATGCCATCGGCAGGTCCTGCACGCTCTTGAGATCACTGCAGGAATTCAACAGCGAAGCGATGACGACAAGCGCCGTCAGGAGTACGATCGTAGGGATATAGTGTTTTCTCATAGGTCTCTGCTCACTTATGACAATAGCCACAGAACTTCTGTCCTTTGATTCCGCCGACACGAGCATTGGCGTCTGTATGGCACACATAACACGTGGCACCCGGATCAGTGTGCCATGAACCGTGCTCACCCGCCATGAATCCCGGCTGGTGAGTTCGGGCATTTGTACCCTTGATGCCGTCTGAATCCATATGGCATGTGATGCACGCTGGATCTGTCCCCTGAGTATCATGGCACGACGCGCAACTCTCGATATCCCGCCGTGCAAGTTTTGCGTGCGCACCTCCGCCGGATCCGACGCCGATCGTCGCAAATCCCGGCTTCCGATGGGACTCGGGCTGGAACCTGCCCTGATTGACGTTGCCGCCTGATTCGTGGCACGTTGCACAGAACGTCTGCTGATTGTGGCAGCTCTGGCAATCGGAGGTCTTCCCCTCCACCGCGAGGCCGTGCGTAAACTTGAAGTTGAGATCGTGAACCTTCGCCGTCCTCATTCCCTGGCCGCGATCGATAGACGTAAGTCTCGGCGACCGGAGTGACATCAGGTCTTTGCCGGCGACGTCGATTTTAAGAAGGTCTGAGCCGTTGTGGCAGTCTGCGCACGACTCCTGCGTGTGGCAGGAAGCGCAGGTCGACGTCGATATCCGGGCGACCATCTTGTGCTCGCGCACAAAATCCGTTCGGTTGTGCTCTCTCGGCCGGAGCGCCGCCATGTCCACGTGGCATCCTTCACACGCATTGGACGCTTTGACGTCGTTATGGCATGTATTGCATGACGGCATCGCCGGGATCGCGACAGAAACTCCGATCTCCGCCTTGTCGACTCCTGTATGGCACTTTTCGCATTCCACTTTCAGCGTCTCGACGTGGCGCTTGTGCGAGAAGAGCAGGTTTCGCTTCGGCAGCGCGCTAGCCGCATACGTTGACGGGTCGTCATTCGTATGGCAGAATGCGCACTTGGAGTTCAATTGCTCCTCGTGACAGGACTTGCAGTTCTCGTGTGTCGCGAGCAGCGTGTCCGTGGCGAGTGTGCTCGTCGGCGCAGCGGTATGACAATCCGCACATGCGGCACCCGCGTCCCTGACGTGAAAGCGGTGTGAGAATTTGATTGTTGCCGGTCGGTCTTTCGACTGGGCAAACGCGCCGGAGTATGCAACCAGCGTGAAGGCCAGCAGACATGAAGCCACAGGCAAAAGCCTGTTGAAAACCCGCCGGACAGTCGTGGATGATGGAGGTTTTGGAGTTCTCATTGGGTTTCTGCTAAAAGAGTCTGAGTTGTTGACTGAGGAGATAGTTTACCCTGACGAAAAACCGCATGTCGCTGTTATAGATCTTGTTCTGGATCCACTGCGCCTGCACATCGACCGAGAAAGCCCGTGAAGGACGATACACGGCACCGACCGCAACGCTGAGAGCATCATCCAGCTTGGAGGAGTATTCACTCAACTTATAATGTGCGTAACCGAGAAGCAGAGTCGGCGTCAGTTTGTTCTCAAGCAGCGGATAACCAAGGTTCAGCGATGCGGCGCTCAACTCCCCGCCGTCTCCGTTATCCCGCGTGAGACTCATCGAAACATGTTCTCCGTTGACTCCGACGGTGATTTGGTTCTGTGTCGCATCGTTGTAGGAAACGGTGCCGTATTTCGCAAACACCTGCCAGTACTGACCGATGGCGTATTCAGCTCCCGCCTCATATTCTTTCAAAGAGTTGAACGTGAACACCGAAAAGATCGAATTATAAAGCAGCCGCGGATCACGCTGGATGTACTCGCCGGTCAGGCTCAGCGGTTGCAGTGCTTTGACGTTCAGGTTTACAAACGGACTGACCCGGGCAAATACCTGCATGCGGGAGTTCTTCTCCGACAGGAGATCATAGTCAAACCGTCCGTACCCCGAAACGACGTCGGTGTATTCCAGGTTGATGTCGCCGCTGAGATATTCTTCCGCCGCGGCAGAGGGCTTGATCTCGATCGGGTACGGATTGAAGAGGGAGTCCCGGCGAATGCCGATGTATGTTTCGGGTCTGAGATGCTTCTGCATGTAGCTCACCGAGACCTGAGCAAAGTCCGCTGGCGAAGCAACGAGCTGAGCACCCGTCATGTAGTTGTCCCCCGCGTTGTTGATCAACGCCATCTTGTAGCGTTCCGACGGAAGAGCACCGTAGTACCCGACGAGCTTGAGCCGGGAATCAAGGAACTTGAGCGAGGCGAGTCCGCCGTCGATCGTTCCCGACCCGACGCCGGCAAAGATCGCCTGACGCCCCATGCTCACGTCCGCCATGTTCCCGATGTTGGAGGCTTTGAAAAAGAAATTGTAGACCCTCAGCGTCCCCTCATTCTTCGCAGGTCCGGTGAAATCATTGAAGCCCTGCATGTAGGTATTGAACGAGAGTTTCTCGCCTGCAAGCGAGAGCTGGATGGTCTGATATCCGAACAGGTGCTGTGAGGACGTACCGATTGAGTCCTGACGCTCCCAGGCATAGGCCGACGTAACAAACCGGACCTGCAGTCGCTGGGCAAACGCACCCGAAACGGAAAGGGCGATGAGACAGGTGACAACCAGGAGTTTCTTCATAAGCATTCAGATTAGTAGTTGTTGAGATCCTTGCCGCTGGTTCAGAGAAAGAACAATCGTCGGAGGCGGGCACGGTGAAGTTCCCCTCCCGGAGGCCGGCGTTTCGGTGCTGTCAACGCCTGTTCGAAGCCATGAACCACGGTCCGATAATCTCCGTGGCCAGCACCATGATCCAGATTCTTCCGGAGAGCAGATTATAGTCGCTCAAAATCGATCTCCAAGGGATATCGAGGACATAGTGCTCAAACAAACAATCAACACTTACCGTCAATGCCGCCCAAAACGATCCGATGATGAACAAGTCGGTATTGTCATAGTCTCTAAGAAGCTTGTTGACCAGGACCGAGGACGACAGTAAAACAACAATCATCAGCATCAGCACGCTCAGCACGTGCGAGGTATGCTCTCCTATCCTTGGAATCAAGAACAGGCTCCGGAACATGCCATTCATCGATGCCGCTATTGCGACAAACAGCCAAACTTCAAGAGATTTCTGGACCGCATTTCTGTCCATCACACCTTCCCCTCGCGCGTGAACCGAAAGGGAGAGCGGGCGCTGCGACGTCTGGTGCAGCGCCGCTCCTGAAGCAACCTGAGAACACTGCAGCGGGCTCTTAGCCCTTTGGAACTGAGTGCTTGATCTTTCCCCACATCTCCTCAACCTTGAAGGCTTTGTGGGTCGGACTCTTGTCGTTGTGGCAGGTCTTGCACAGTGTCTCGACTGCTGCCATGTCTTTGAATTCATGCAGACCAGCGGCAATTGCTTTCGCTTTGTCTTTCATGACTGCCATGTTCTTGTATGCCGATCCTGCACCGTGACACACTTCGCATTGCACGCCGTCTTTCACATCAAACGTCTTATCTGCAAGCTTCACATCCACTGCGCCATGGCACTCGAGACATTCCGGGGCTTCTGCAGCATTCTTGATGCCTTTTGCTTTGGCAATTTCTGCAGCCTTTTCGCCCGTAAGGGTCTTGTATGCTCCGGCATGCTTGCTCTTCTGCCACACGCCAAACTGATTTCCCGTCTTGTCCGCCTTATGGCACATGGAGCACATCTTGACGCCGATGTACTTATTCTGAGCCAATGACGTGAACCCGACGGCAACCATCAGAATCAACAGCAGAGTGAGAAAACGGGTTACCATAGAGAACCTCCTGAGTAGTGGATCGTTGTGGAAATATGGGAGTTACTTTCCTCCCAAAGCCTGTCGCCGTTCGAGCCTTCGGATGAACACATAGAGCGAAACAGCCAGCACGGTGATGGCGAGCGTCGCAAGACCGAGGCCGACTCTGCGGAATACATATTCATCGAGTGCTTGTACTGCTTCCTGGTTCACCGCAGCCGAAACAACCAAACCCTTGGTCGCCACGTCCCGGAAGCGGGCTTCGTTGAACGCATGCACCATCGTTCTCGACTCGAGCCGGGCCTGGTGTGCATCCCTCAATTTGTATTTCGCTTCCGAAATCTCCATGCCCTTCTGTTCGGCTTCATCCACCAAAGCAATCGCGTGCTGTTCGGCTGTTTCAAGGCTGTCGATGAGACCGCGCATCGATCCCGCAGCCGCGAATCCTTTGACGTTCTGGCTCGCGTTGTGGCAGCGGCTGCACACTGCCTCCGACGTCACGCCAAGGAGTTTATTGGTGGCAATGATGATCTCGTGATTCCCGTGACACGTCTCGCATTCAGGAAGTTTTCGATCGTCGAATGCCTTCTTATGCGGACTCGCCGAGAACAGGTCGGCATTAAGAGCGTGACAGGTGCCGCAGACCTTGGAAACCGATGTGATTCCCGGAGGCGTGGCCGCGTGGTTTCCATGACAGCTGTTGCAGGCCGGCGCGCCGTTGTCATGTTTCTGCAGCAGCGCAACGCCATGGACGCTTTTCGAAAACTTGTCGAACTGATCTGTGGGAATCTTGTATTCCTTCATATACTTCGCATCGCTGTGGCAATGCGCACACGTCGAAGGAATGTTCCCCGGGTATACAGAAGATCTGGTATCCTTTGCAGAAAGGATGTTGTGACTGCCGTGGCAGCTCGCGCATTGTGCTACCTTCGCATCTCCCTTGACATTTTTCGTCCCGTGGACACTCGTGCGATACTTGTCGAGCTGGTCGACAGGCAGCGAGGGATTGTAGCTCCTCATGAATGCGGCATCAGCGTGACATTTGGTGCACGTCTTGACAATGTTCAGGGGATAGACAGGTGAAGCAGGATTCTTTACGGAAACCACGCCATGAGCATTATGGCAGGTGATACACTGAACAATGTGTCCCTTCCCGTTCGTGGCCAGTTTTCCGTGAACACTGATCTCAAGGTTGGCGTACTGTGTAATCGGAAGCGCAGATCCGAGCTTCTTCATCTGTTCCGCGTCACCGTGGCATCGCGCACAGGCCTCGGAGATTTCATCCCCTTTCGGTACTCCGATGAACCCGGCCTTCTTGTCCATCGCTTTTTCCATGTCATCCGTTTGTGCATTGCCGCCATGGCAACCTGCACAGGAAACTCCCTTCGCGTGGTGGACATCCCGCTTAAAGAGGTCCACGGCCTTGCCGCCGACGGTCTCGTGACACGTCAGGCATTTATCCTCTGTGAACGCCAGACTGAGGGAACAAGTCAGCAACACGATCGCTGCAGTCAACATACGGGTAGTCTTGCTCATAGGAACCACCCGACGATTGTGAGTGCCAGGATATAGAAGACTACAAAAATCCCAATGTAATTGATAAGCCGATTGTCCTCGCCGCGTGCAGTTTTCTTGTCCAAGAAAGGAACAAGGAGCCAGAGCGCCCCGGCCACTCCGAAGACGAGGATGCCCAGCACTTCGCCGTCGAAGAATAGAATTTTCCCGGGGATGTATTTCAGCGTCTGGAACATGAACAGAAAATACCATTCAGGTTTTATGCCAGCAGGGGCCGAGGCAAATGGATCAGCTTTCTTCCCAAGCTCCCACGGAAAGAAGACAGCCAGAATCGCCAGAAGGTTGAGCACGATAAGCCA
This genomic window contains:
- a CDS encoding 4-hydroxybutyrate CoA-transferase; the encoded protein is MNWLDQYKKKVVSLEEAVSVVKSGDRIFLSGNAATPTLLANGLARRKDELHNVEVNHILVLGEDPLSEPGMESHFRHNSLFVGAADRRAIQEGRSDYVPVHLSEIPGLFVDQIIPIDVALVHLSQPDEHGFMSFGVECAASKAAAENAKLVVAQVNDRMPRTLGDVFIHVSRVHKVVECSEPLKTLKEGVSSDLERRIASHITDLVEDGATLQLGIGGIPDAVLSLLEGKKDLGIHTEMVSDGVVKAIDRGIITNQKKTLHPGKVIATFVLGSESLYDYVHNNPLFEMHPCNYTNNPFIVSQNVKMVAINSAIEVDITGQVCSDSIGSRIYSGFGGQVDFIRGAGYSKGGKPIIALPSTVKDGEASRIVSQLKPGAGVVTSRADVHYVVTEFGVASLHGRNLRQRAEALMAIAHPKFHNDLEKALRKS
- a CDS encoding cytochrome C, which translates into the protein MRTPKPPSSTTVRRVFNRLLPVASCLLAFTLVAYSGAFAQSKDRPATIKFSHRFHVRDAGAACADCHTAAPTSTLATDTLLATHENCKSCHEEQLNSKCAFCHTNDDPSTYAASALPKRNLLFSHKRHVETLKVECEKCHTGVDKAEIGVSVAIPAMPSCNTCHNDVKASNACEGCHVDMAALRPREHNRTDFVREHKMVARISTSTCASCHTQESCADCHNGSDLLKIDVAGKDLMSLRSPRLTSIDRGQGMRTAKVHDLNFKFTHGLAVEGKTSDCQSCHNQQTFCATCHESGGNVNQGRFQPESHRKPGFATIGVGSGGGAHAKLARRDIESCASCHDTQGTDPACITCHMDSDGIKGTNARTHQPGFMAGEHGSWHTDPGATCYVCHTDANARVGGIKGQKFCGYCHK
- a CDS encoding response regulator, whose amino-acid sequence is MVTRNILIVEDEPAIAQSFHHILKRSLEYNYQVTIVTSAEDALESLKKPGAFDVILLDFYLPGITGGDLLRALRTRDSDTVVVVISASQDYRIVHDVFKLGADDYLTKEELANPYVLEKAILAGLEKREYQKSLGRSEIVRQRSEAITTIIRTVHHELNNPMAIIDLTLSKIHASPERPSAELNSHLREIQDNVDRMSDILRRLMNFRDEMYNEELRGLKLYAIPDKPSPRRDLV
- the ccsA gene encoding cytochrome c biogenesis protein CcsA codes for the protein MVGTFIVYLSCAASAISAYAYYRSTRGDQRYLSLARNSYGIMTAGVIAASLMLMLYILRHQFEYDYVWAYSSKSLPLHLLITTFWAGQEGSFLLWALCGSIIGIILMAYTRRKGMEAETMTVFGIVQGFLLLLLIAKSPFQYIWNVHADASVGMVPPDGRGLNPLLQNFWMIIHPPILFAGFAMMAVPFVFAMTALWRKAYLDWIPNALPWVIAGTIALGSGIMLGGYWAYGVLGWGGWWGWDPVENSSLIPWIIGIILLHTMLVQKKTGGLAKTNFFLGISTYVLVVYSTFLTRSGILGSASVHSFVDPGAIAYALLVVWIVASLLFGFGMLFLRWKDLKNLSTRSPLFTRESLLAISAAVMGASAFVILVGTSRPLFSAGTLEPSFYDKTNLPIAIALGFLLALSLVVQWKEESSRQILKNAAAAFLASVAVVVILVLSGLHDFLIGLFAFSSLFALFVNLIRLYTLSKDSIRYTGGVIAHIGLTVLFLGIIGSGRYGEKKTASLALNEPKEVLGHQLTYKGSSPMPDGKWRFSVQVVKDGSSFELDPVMYQSEYNNNLMRNPDYASFLTRDFYIEPVSLEENAAAPSSPEGTVLQLKKGESKTVGDATVTFVRFDMDHKGMDPASVSDGMPIGVVLNVKRGMSIEQLIPVTFYKGAQSTQVQAAKTKDGALSFELAGMNVDTQAKGSVIELKISGIAGPVAASGRSELLVIEASIKPFMSLVWAGAVLMIVGLGISLSTKFNLSISA
- a CDS encoding alanine dehydrogenase — its product is MNIGILKEEAAIERRVALSPAGVQDLTSEGHNVYVLHQDGARAIFRDEDYQIAGATITYSPDEIINRSDLVLKVSPPTEAELQMLREGQTMFSTLHLAVSRRKVLEKLLAAKVTAVAFELIENEKGDLSLLQVMSEIAGQIAIQAGAHYLQAGQGGRGTLLGSLPGIPPANVVILGAGTVGRTAARIALGMGANVTVLDKDLSRLRELEHLFQWKISTSLATSYHVSRSVRFADVVIGAVLLKAEKAPHVITEAMVKEMKPGSVIIDASIDQGGCVETSRPTTIDDPVFVMHGVTHYCVPNMPAVVARTATMAMTNSLMPYIQQVCEIGIVKALRENAGLGKGVCTYQGVCTNEVIARIFDFKSQSIGTLVKNS
- a CDS encoding cytochrome c family protein, translating into MVTRFLTLLLILMVAVGFTSLAQNKYIGVKMCSMCHKADKTGNQFGVWQKSKHAGAYKTLTGEKAAEIAKAKGIKNAAEAPECLECHGAVDVKLADKTFDVKDGVQCEVCHGAGSAYKNMAVMKDKAKAIAAGLHEFKDMAAVETLCKTCHNDKSPTHKAFKVEEMWGKIKHSVPKG